A genomic stretch from Oncorhynchus tshawytscha isolate Ot180627B linkage group LG07, Otsh_v2.0, whole genome shotgun sequence includes:
- the LOC112255234 gene encoding uncharacterized protein LOC112255234, whose protein sequence is MCVWHEGIAHRGSIEVASCIMKWVKTKFTPLTKPEVRKLIIFSDRCCGQNNNWRMLNLMSMLVSMGYFTQVEQKFMVSGHYFLPCDRSFATIEKRRKVSVLHTPDDVSKMILEAQPAKPFKVMRMQCEDFRHLPDSVLKRPAGLQITSVRWLKVTVEDPWNLYARQSHSLFEGWKSWLISKPKQGATPQPPYFASHYPRAYESPLPIKKNKYQDLMTMLNYLPAAARSFYESLQSE, encoded by the exons ATGTGTGTTTGGCATGAGGGGATTGCACACCGAGGGTCCATTGAGGTGGCAAGCTGCATAATGAAGTGGGTGAAGACAAAATTCACGCCACTCACCAAACCAGAGGTGCGCAAGTTGATCATATTCAGTGACAGATGCTGTGGGCAGAATAACAACTGGCGAATGCTCAATCTGATGTCGATGCTCGTCTCTATGGGTTACTTTACCCAAGTTGAGCAGAAGTTCATGGTCTCTGGTCATTATTTTCTTCCTTGTGATCGATCTTTTGCCACCATCGAGAAGAGGCGCAAGGTGTCAGTCCTTCATACACCTGATGATGTTTCAAAGATGATACTTGAAGCACAACCAGCAAAACCATTCAAGGTGATGAGGATGCAATGTGAAGACTTCAGGCACCTCCCAGATTCTGTCCTCAAGCGACCAGCTGGACTACAGATCACCTCAGTGAGGTGGTTAAAAGTCACAG TTGAGGATCCTTGGAATCTGTACGCCAGACAGAGCCACAGTCTATTTGAGGGTTGGAAATCGTGGCTGATCTCCAAACCAAAACAAGGAGCTACACCTCAACCTCCCTATTTTGCAAGCCACTACCCTAGAGCATATGAGAGTCCTCTGCCCATCAAAAAAAACAAGTACCAAGATCTGATGACCATGCTCAACTACTTGCCAGCTGCTGCACGCTCTTTTTATGAATCACTGCAGAGTGAATAA